A DNA window from Paenibacillus sp. HWE-109 contains the following coding sequences:
- the apgM gene encoding 2,3-bisphosphoglycerate-independent phosphoglycerate mutase: MLRRKVIVAIADGLGDRPHPLLGQRTPLEYAATPNLDRLAAEGTTGMMDLIAPGIPVGTDMGHLILFGYQPHHYPGRGPIEALGIGMAVKAGDVVLRCNFATVDENGIVVDRRADRIREGTDELADAINGMSIDGVEIYYRAATEHRAVLILRGDGLSDQISDSDPKAPNDGVAFHPIQALDHTKEAERTAAVLNRFLQKAHDILSNHPVNVRRQKQDQNPANFILTRGAGQLADLDPIVKQLSIRGSCIAGESTVLGVAQLAGFKTVTAPSMTGNIDTNIELKAQRTLEEMTENDMVYVHMKAPDVKGHDNEPFEKARAIELFDRMVGLIADKLPEDTYLALAADHSTPCEIGEHTGDPVPILIYGPSIRRDRNTKYNEMDCAYGGLGRLSGADFVRTLHGLMGVVKKQGN; this comes from the coding sequence ATGCTTAGAAGAAAAGTAATTGTGGCTATAGCTGACGGATTAGGTGATCGACCTCACCCTCTATTAGGTCAGCGAACACCACTCGAGTATGCCGCAACGCCCAATCTTGATCGGTTAGCGGCAGAAGGCACAACGGGGATGATGGATTTAATTGCTCCTGGCATTCCAGTGGGGACGGACATGGGACATCTGATATTATTTGGCTACCAGCCGCATCACTATCCAGGACGTGGGCCGATCGAGGCATTGGGTATTGGGATGGCAGTTAAAGCGGGGGATGTCGTGCTTCGCTGTAATTTTGCCACCGTGGACGAGAACGGGATTGTTGTGGATCGCCGTGCAGACCGCATACGAGAGGGAACGGATGAATTAGCTGACGCCATTAATGGGATGAGTATCGACGGCGTTGAAATTTATTATCGAGCAGCTACCGAACATCGCGCAGTGCTCATTCTTCGGGGAGACGGATTGAGTGATCAAATTAGTGATTCTGATCCCAAAGCGCCCAATGACGGCGTGGCCTTTCATCCGATACAAGCGCTTGATCATACGAAGGAGGCTGAGCGAACAGCGGCTGTCTTGAATCGCTTCCTTCAGAAGGCTCACGATATATTGTCGAACCATCCGGTAAATGTGCGGCGTCAGAAACAGGATCAGAATCCCGCTAATTTCATCTTGACCCGAGGGGCTGGGCAATTGGCTGATCTTGACCCCATTGTCAAACAACTATCGATCCGAGGGAGCTGCATTGCCGGTGAAAGCACCGTTTTGGGCGTGGCTCAACTCGCTGGGTTTAAGACGGTGACGGCACCGAGCATGACGGGGAACATCGATACGAATATTGAATTAAAAGCCCAAAGGACACTGGAAGAAATGACCGAGAATGATATGGTCTACGTTCATATGAAAGCGCCGGATGTAAAAGGCCATGATAACGAACCTTTCGAGAAGGCAAGAGCGATTGAGCTGTTCGACCGGATGGTAGGGCTCATTGCAGATAAGCTGCCGGAAGATACGTATCTGGCTCTTGCGGCGGATCACTCCACGCCTTGTGAGATAGGTGAGCACACAGGTGACCCCGTGCCGATTCTTATTTATGGGCCAAGTATCCGTAGAGATCGCAATACAAAGTACAATGAGATGGATTGCGCCTATGGCGGGCTTGGACGTTTATCCGGCGCAGATTTCGTCAGAACGCTGCATGGGTTAATGGGTGTTGTGAAAAAGCAAGGCAACTAG
- a CDS encoding SLC13 family permease, translated as MTNILTTPEKDGKEPQLPKKSKAEDIMKKWGIPLAAVVGLLLFFMPTPEGLSAEAQKAIAIFTASLILWITTPIPIYLTSIMAILLLPLVGAVKDQEVAFGTLGFDVIWLMVAAFILTSAMMKSNLGRRFALWMVTSFGKTPTRTLLVLIIINFVLAFFVPSTTARATLMVPICLILLEVYRAMPGSSNLGKVMMLQGVQADAIATSGVMTATSGNIIAVGFINEQAGGHIGYIDWLLASMPTAIITMGLTFFIGLKLFSIKGESNFQHAMGTLKDELKKLGSFSLNEKKALIIFVCTVILWATGDYQKGWFGFAISTEQTAVLAALFCLLPRVGVLTWKEANIKWELMIFAAGAYAVGNALDKSKGAEWMIKNVVSFLGLEHMSHALVYVVVVFLSMYSHLIFTSKTVRVTILIPAFIALAKSLGMDPVPLALAAAMTMTYTITLPPHSKVNTIYFGTGYFSVLDQVKYAIVTCFIGASVISLSIFTWFKLLGL; from the coding sequence ATGACCAATATCCTGACGACCCCAGAAAAGGATGGAAAGGAGCCGCAACTCCCCAAGAAGAGCAAAGCGGAAGACATCATGAAAAAGTGGGGAATTCCGCTTGCCGCCGTGGTGGGGCTGTTGCTTTTCTTCATGCCTACGCCAGAAGGTTTGAGCGCAGAAGCGCAAAAAGCTATCGCCATCTTTACAGCGTCGCTAATCCTCTGGATAACTACACCGATTCCGATTTATTTAACATCCATCATGGCGATATTGCTGCTTCCACTAGTTGGAGCTGTGAAAGATCAGGAAGTGGCCTTCGGAACATTAGGCTTTGACGTTATTTGGTTAATGGTAGCTGCATTTATTCTTACTTCCGCCATGATGAAATCTAATTTAGGCAGAAGATTCGCCTTATGGATGGTTACGAGTTTTGGGAAAACACCCACAAGAACGCTGCTCGTCCTTATTATTATTAATTTTGTACTGGCTTTCTTCGTCCCATCGACAACGGCAAGAGCAACGCTAATGGTGCCTATTTGCTTAATATTGCTTGAAGTCTACCGAGCAATGCCCGGCAGCAGCAATCTGGGGAAAGTTATGATGCTGCAAGGCGTCCAGGCAGACGCGATCGCGACATCCGGCGTTATGACAGCCACATCCGGCAATATCATTGCCGTCGGTTTTATCAACGAACAAGCGGGCGGGCACATCGGCTATATTGATTGGCTGCTGGCTTCTATGCCTACGGCGATCATCACGATGGGTCTGACCTTCTTCATTGGGTTAAAGCTATTTTCCATCAAAGGGGAATCCAACTTCCAGCATGCTATGGGGACGCTGAAAGATGAATTGAAGAAGCTGGGTTCTTTTTCACTGAATGAAAAGAAGGCGTTAATCATTTTTGTTTGTACGGTCATTCTTTGGGCGACGGGTGATTATCAAAAAGGATGGTTTGGTTTTGCGATCAGCACTGAACAGACTGCAGTTCTTGCGGCACTCTTTTGCCTGCTGCCTAGAGTTGGGGTGCTGACATGGAAAGAAGCGAACATCAAATGGGAATTGATGATATTCGCCGCAGGCGCTTACGCGGTTGGCAATGCACTCGATAAATCCAAAGGCGCGGAATGGATGATCAAGAATGTTGTCAGTTTCCTGGGACTAGAACATATGAGTCATGCCTTGGTTTATGTGGTGGTCGTGTTCCTCAGTATGTACAGCCATCTCATTTTTACGAGTAAAACGGTGCGCGTGACGATCTTGATCCCGGCGTTCATCGCGCTAGCCAAATCACTGGGCATGGATCCTGTGCCTCTTGCTTTAGCAGCAGCTATGACAATGACGTACACGATTACGCTTCCTCCGCATTCCAAAGTAAACACCATCTATTTCGGAACAGGCTATTTCTCTGTCTTGGATCAAGTGAAATATGCCATTGTGACTTGTTTTATCGGTGCTAGTGTTATCAGCTTATCTATTTTCACCTGGTTTAAATTGCTGGGATTATAA
- the murQ gene encoding N-acetylmuramic acid 6-phosphate etherase: MDEYLSGLTTEEINEQTLMIDEGTTEQMLRLMNEQDARVPGAVAAEIPQIMKAVDILHRVLKNGGRMFYVGAGSSGRLGVLDASECPPTFGIDPMLVQGHIAGGDGALRTAVEGFEDNAEEGIALIERCGVTNKDAVVGITASGSAQFVIAALNKAKELGAATIGVVNNKHSKLESVCEVCIAPVVGPEVIMGSTRLKAGTAQKLVLNMLTTCTMVKLGKTYNNLMVDMKASNIKLYDRSVRIIKIATGVDDSQAIAYLEKASMNCKLAIMMIKTGMDAAEAGQALEQCDGSLKKAISTFIKVV; the protein is encoded by the coding sequence ATGGATGAGTATCTGTCAGGATTGACTACGGAAGAGATTAATGAGCAAACGCTGATGATAGATGAAGGTACAACGGAACAGATGCTTCGTTTGATGAATGAACAAGACGCGAGGGTGCCGGGCGCTGTAGCTGCGGAGATACCGCAGATTATGAAAGCGGTCGACATTTTGCATCGCGTTCTCAAGAACGGTGGCAGAATGTTTTACGTAGGAGCAGGATCGTCTGGCAGACTCGGTGTGCTCGATGCTTCTGAATGTCCACCTACGTTTGGGATTGATCCCATGCTGGTGCAAGGTCATATTGCCGGTGGCGATGGGGCGCTTCGAACAGCAGTGGAAGGCTTTGAAGATAATGCAGAAGAGGGGATCGCACTGATAGAACGGTGCGGCGTGACAAACAAAGATGCTGTAGTTGGAATTACAGCCAGCGGGAGTGCACAGTTCGTGATTGCTGCTTTGAACAAAGCGAAGGAACTGGGAGCTGCAACCATCGGCGTTGTGAATAACAAGCATTCCAAGTTAGAGTCTGTCTGTGAGGTATGTATTGCTCCTGTGGTGGGGCCGGAAGTGATTATGGGATCTACCCGTTTGAAAGCGGGGACAGCACAGAAGCTGGTTCTCAATATGCTGACGACTTGTACGATGGTGAAGCTTGGCAAAACGTACAACAACCTTATGGTTGACATGAAGGCAAGCAACATCAAATTGTATGATCGGTCCGTGCGTATTATCAAAATAGCGACAGGCGTAGACGACAGCCAAGCGATTGCCTATTTGGAGAAAGCGTCGATGAATTGTAAACTAGCTATTATGATGATCAAAACCGGCATGGATGCCGCGGAAGCAGGGCAAGCCTTAGAACAGTGTGATGGTAGTTTGAAAAAAGCAATAAGTACCTTTATCAAAGTTGTATAA
- a CDS encoding LysR family transcriptional regulator — MMNVNKLQTFLTLSECLNFTEAAELLYCSQPSVSMQIQRMEDDLGVPLFDRIGKKLYLTKQGEHFKPYAEQIINLLASAKDHIRQLEDLSFGTLSIGASNFVGVYLLPRMLREYTTSFPHIKINMNITSSNHLIHMLETNKVDLLILSDRVRIDETRYQRTTFYQDELVLIVNPDHKLAKQKTCTLADLTNETFILKPNKSATRVYLEDQFQEHGFTPPHYMEISNLEGIKQGVIHNLGVSIVSNFAIQQELKHGLLVKVPVQGIQFLRGISYVYPRNKHFSPAANKFLPLLNQANL; from the coding sequence ATGATGAACGTTAATAAACTGCAAACCTTTCTAACACTCTCAGAATGCCTTAATTTTACTGAAGCAGCTGAACTGCTCTATTGCTCCCAGCCGTCTGTCAGTATGCAGATTCAACGCATGGAAGATGATCTGGGTGTTCCCTTGTTCGACAGAATCGGCAAAAAACTGTACTTAACCAAACAAGGCGAACATTTCAAACCCTACGCGGAACAAATCATCAACTTACTTGCCTCGGCCAAGGATCATATCCGCCAGCTCGAGGATCTATCTTTTGGAACTTTATCCATAGGAGCCAGCAATTTTGTCGGTGTTTACCTGCTCCCGCGCATGCTGCGAGAATACACGACGTCATTCCCCCATATTAAAATTAATATGAATATCACATCTTCCAATCATCTCATTCACATGCTGGAGACGAATAAAGTAGATTTGTTAATTCTGTCAGATCGTGTACGGATAGATGAAACGCGTTATCAGCGAACTACCTTTTATCAGGACGAACTCGTTCTCATCGTGAACCCCGATCACAAGCTGGCTAAGCAGAAGACATGTACCCTAGCAGATTTGACCAACGAAACATTCATTTTAAAACCGAATAAATCCGCCACGCGCGTCTACCTGGAAGATCAATTCCAAGAGCATGGCTTTACACCCCCGCATTATATGGAAATCAGTAACTTGGAAGGCATCAAGCAAGGCGTCATTCATAATCTCGGCGTTTCTATTGTCTCTAACTTTGCCATCCAACAAGAACTCAAGCACGGCTTACTCGTTAAGGTTCCTGTCCAAGGCATCCAATTCCTTCGCGGAATCAGCTATGTCTATCCGCGCAATAAACATTTCTCGCCTGCGGCCAACAAGTTCCTGCCTTTGTTGAATCAAGCTAATCTATAG
- a CDS encoding nitric oxide synthase oxygenase yields the protein MKVQDQLLEKAVPFIQECYAELGKSEAEITARLAEITEAIHHQGRYEQTLQELEHGAKMAWRNSNRCIGRLFWETLKVQDARHVETEEQMAEALLTHIDFATNGGKIRPVTTIFPPADGKGEVFRIWNEQLIRYACYETEEGLVGDPASLALTKQCQALGWQGAGTPYDVLPHVVQIGDRTPRWFEVPNSLIMEVAITHPEIEAFEQLKLQWYAVPIVSSMRLEIGGISYPAAPFNGWYMGTEIGARNFADEARYNMLPKVAAIMGLDTRRDASLWKDRALVELNVAVLHSYQKRGVAIVDHHTAAKQFQRFEDNEKKTGREVTGDWTWLIPPLSPATTHIFHHGYSNEVKLPNFFYRTESG from the coding sequence ATGAAAGTTCAGGATCAACTACTGGAGAAAGCTGTCCCGTTTATACAAGAATGCTATGCCGAATTGGGCAAAAGCGAAGCTGAAATCACTGCCCGTCTCGCTGAGATAACGGAGGCGATCCACCACCAAGGTCGTTATGAGCAAACCCTGCAAGAACTTGAGCATGGGGCCAAAATGGCTTGGCGAAACAGCAATCGCTGCATTGGGCGATTGTTCTGGGAAACGCTCAAGGTTCAGGATGCACGCCACGTTGAGACCGAAGAACAGATGGCTGAAGCGCTTCTAACACACATTGATTTCGCTACGAATGGCGGTAAGATTCGCCCGGTAACGACCATTTTTCCGCCTGCGGATGGCAAGGGAGAAGTGTTTCGAATCTGGAATGAGCAGCTAATTCGCTACGCGTGCTATGAAACAGAGGAAGGCTTGGTTGGCGACCCAGCCTCACTGGCTCTGACGAAACAATGCCAGGCTCTTGGCTGGCAGGGAGCGGGAACACCCTATGATGTGCTGCCGCACGTCGTTCAAATCGGCGATAGAACGCCCAGATGGTTCGAAGTGCCAAACAGCCTAATTATGGAAGTAGCTATTACGCATCCAGAGATAGAGGCTTTTGAGCAGCTGAAACTGCAATGGTACGCTGTGCCTATTGTGTCCAGCATGCGTTTGGAGATTGGCGGCATCTCTTATCCGGCTGCGCCATTCAACGGTTGGTACATGGGGACAGAGATCGGAGCCCGTAATTTCGCTGACGAAGCCAGATACAATATGCTGCCTAAGGTCGCTGCCATTATGGGACTGGATACAAGACGCGATGCTTCTTTGTGGAAAGATCGCGCACTGGTGGAGCTGAACGTAGCTGTTCTGCACTCCTATCAGAAACGAGGCGTGGCGATCGTGGATCATCATACCGCAGCAAAGCAGTTCCAACGCTTCGAGGATAATGAAAAGAAGACAGGCCGCGAGGTAACGGGCGACTGGACTTGGTTGATTCCGCCGCTTTCGCCGGCTACGACGCATATCTTTCATCATGGCTATAGCAATGAAGTGAAGCTGCCTAATTTCTTCTACCGGACGGAGTCCGGATAA
- a CDS encoding MurR/RpiR family transcriptional regulator has product MSINDNILIKIRDMKDSLTPVEKLVAEYILENLDDIPHLSIKSLAQLTKTSDASVLRFCKTMGYKGYRNFIVSISASLGSMDEEQKDQYTDIQPGDDLSTIISNISRNNSKSIEDTLSVIDKNEIARAVRVLCDSNRIVFFGIGASGLVGIDAEQKFSRINKMCHTYTDGHSQLTAATLLGKSDVAIFISNSGSTIEILDALEIAKKNGACIIAITKYNKSELADKANIVLSISTPEVTIRSGAMGSRIAMLTVIDILFAGVASSEYKHVKKYLSKTHDIIASSKHRK; this is encoded by the coding sequence ATGTCAATTAATGATAATATTTTGATTAAAATTCGAGATATGAAGGACAGTTTAACACCGGTTGAGAAGCTGGTAGCCGAATATATACTGGAGAATCTGGATGATATTCCGCATCTTTCTATCAAAAGCCTGGCACAACTGACGAAGACCAGTGACGCATCTGTGCTGCGTTTCTGCAAAACGATGGGGTACAAAGGGTACCGCAATTTTATTGTCAGTATTTCGGCTTCGCTCGGATCGATGGATGAGGAACAGAAGGATCAGTATACCGATATACAGCCCGGGGATGATTTATCCACGATCATTTCCAATATTTCCCGGAATAACAGCAAATCCATTGAAGATACACTAAGTGTCATCGATAAAAATGAAATCGCGCGTGCCGTCAGAGTGCTCTGTGACAGCAATCGCATTGTGTTTTTTGGCATCGGCGCGTCAGGTTTGGTCGGGATTGATGCGGAGCAGAAATTTTCCCGAATTAACAAGATGTGCCATACCTATACGGATGGACACAGTCAGCTTACGGCAGCAACACTCCTGGGAAAAAGCGATGTAGCGATTTTCATTTCCAATTCCGGCAGCACGATTGAAATTCTGGATGCGCTAGAAATTGCCAAAAAGAATGGCGCTTGTATTATTGCCATTACCAAATATAACAAAAGCGAGTTGGCCGACAAGGCGAATATTGTATTAAGCATTTCGACGCCTGAAGTTACGATTAGAAGCGGGGCGATGGGCTCGCGAATCGCGATGTTAACGGTGATCGACATCCTTTTTGCCGGGGTGGCCAGCAGTGAATACAAACATGTGAAGAAATATTTGTCCAAAACGCACGATATTATAGCAAGCAGCAAACATCGCAAATAA
- the rarD gene encoding EamA family transporter RarD translates to MKKGLWYAILAYTAWGLLPLYWKSFETLLAGEILSHRVVWSFVFMAVFLLIGRGRWPEIRKMLTNGKVLLLVGASGLLISSNWLIFIWAVNNGHVIETSLGYYITPLFNVMLGVLFLREKPSGSQWLAVALAGAGVLLATIDYGRFPWISVTLATTFGLYSLVKKRVSYDASIGLAGETAVVFPIALVYVIYLHLTHHDSAWSLPPLSLALLLLSGVATALPLLWFAKAAVRLPLSMLGFIQYIGPSITLMLSIFVFKENFSPMLLISFALIWTALVVYAMASVKVARTSVAK, encoded by the coding sequence ATGAAAAAAGGTCTTTGGTACGCCATTCTTGCCTATACGGCTTGGGGCTTACTGCCGTTATATTGGAAATCGTTTGAAACGCTGCTAGCGGGTGAAATCCTGTCTCACCGTGTGGTTTGGTCATTTGTTTTCATGGCTGTTTTCCTCCTGATAGGACGCGGGCGATGGCCAGAGATTCGCAAAATGCTGACAAACGGCAAAGTCCTGCTCCTTGTAGGGGCAAGCGGGCTGCTGATCAGCTCGAATTGGCTCATCTTCATCTGGGCAGTCAATAATGGACATGTGATCGAGACCAGCTTGGGCTACTATATTACGCCGCTGTTCAATGTTATGCTGGGTGTTCTTTTTCTGCGTGAAAAACCAAGCGGCAGTCAATGGCTTGCTGTTGCATTGGCAGGCGCAGGCGTGCTGCTCGCAACGATTGACTACGGCCGATTCCCATGGATTTCAGTCACGCTAGCGACTACCTTCGGCCTATACAGCCTTGTGAAAAAGAGAGTTTCCTACGACGCGTCAATCGGCCTTGCAGGGGAAACGGCCGTTGTTTTCCCAATAGCCTTGGTGTACGTGATTTACTTACATCTGACACATCATGACTCGGCTTGGTCGCTGCCGCCGCTTTCATTAGCTCTTTTATTACTATCGGGTGTGGCAACCGCCTTGCCGTTATTATGGTTTGCCAAAGCGGCTGTTCGACTCCCGCTTTCCATGCTTGGATTCATTCAATATATTGGTCCTTCGATCACCCTGATGCTCAGCATCTTCGTATTCAAAGAAAATTTCTCCCCGATGCTGCTCATCAGTTTTGCCTTGATTTGGACGGCGCTAGTTGTCTACGCAATGGCATCAGTGAAAGTGGCGAGAACTTCTGTAGCCAAATAA
- a CDS encoding stalk domain-containing protein, which translates to MRKYILGLSAGLLIASSVSVYASNEIKAYLFPVSVSVNQNEINYSKNYATINYEGSAYVPLRFFAEYMGAKVEYNDSYPKINIHTFDQDNVKSMINSKDKDNFFEMASYSKNLEYSSDEPIYLWSTLNYMGSNSLTITHGEPLITYSLSDSEGFEISSGTNQILIKEVWNEGDQLRTTFPLALVEEYNTQKSKQNNLEIENKHPWLLTPGSYKISAHLKYKTNNQTNILKNEIKLLVK; encoded by the coding sequence ATGCGTAAATATATTTTAGGTTTAAGTGCTGGATTATTAATTGCTTCATCTGTTTCTGTATACGCGTCTAATGAAATAAAAGCATATCTATTTCCAGTTAGTGTTTCAGTTAATCAGAATGAAATTAATTATTCAAAAAATTATGCAACAATAAATTATGAAGGATCAGCATATGTTCCATTAAGGTTCTTTGCGGAATATATGGGTGCAAAGGTGGAATATAACGATTCTTATCCAAAAATAAATATTCATACTTTTGATCAGGATAATGTTAAATCCATGATAAACTCAAAAGATAAAGATAACTTTTTTGAAATGGCAAGCTACTCTAAGAACCTTGAATATAGTTCTGATGAACCCATATATCTCTGGAGTACTTTAAACTATATGGGTAGTAACTCCCTAACAATAACGCATGGAGAGCCGTTAATTACTTATTCACTTTCAGATAGTGAAGGTTTTGAAATTTCCTCTGGAACAAATCAAATTCTTATTAAAGAAGTTTGGAATGAGGGAGATCAGCTTCGTACGACATTCCCCCTTGCTCTGGTTGAGGAATACAATACTCAGAAAAGCAAACAGAATAATTTAGAGATTGAAAATAAACACCCCTGGTTACTTACTCCGGGTAGTTATAAAATTAGTGCCCATTTAAAATATAAAACAAATAACCAAACTAACATTCTTAAGAATGAGATTAAATTATTAGTAAAATAA